The Naumovozyma castellii chromosome 2, complete genome sequence AAAAGGTCAACTTTTCGAATATTCCTCATCTTTGCTCGAATAAAAAGTGGCATTTAGCATTGTTGGTCTTATTAAACAGCAACAGTTTATTTCCTGGTAAGACTACAACGGATACGGATACCCCTCGGTAAACAGCTCGAATTTCCTCGAACATATTTCACTCTGGGATACAGTAAACTATTGTATTTCACAAATGCGTTATTAGCTGAAGATCTTTTGCCATTGATAACATTCTTATTCCCTTATTTAGCATAACAGAATGGAACAGATCAATTCcaataacaaaaaaagGTTACGACAACtggaaattttcaataagttTGCAACGGTTTCAAAGAACCAGCATTTAAGTCATCCTATAAGCCAAGACACTGACGGTGAGTCAATCTTAAGTTATGATGAttttataaaattaatttctaATTCCAAAAACTTATATTCAAGGTTTACAGATCATTCATTCAATCTTAATCAAATTCCACCTGAAACATTTGGTTGTATATTCTTtgtcattgatgaaaataataaggGTTACCTTACTGTTAATGATTGGTTCTATTTTAATAACCTTTTGGAAAACGATAATTACAACTATATCATTCTATATGAATTCTTCagaaaatttgatattgCCAAAATTAAGGCAGAAAGgcaaaaaaataaacatgGTTCAACAATGGACGTTACATTTGATGATTCCCGAATTAAATCTATTAATTATTCTAATAGAATGTTAAGCTTCGACCAATTATTCCTTAATCGAAACCATTTTAAAGATATCATAAAATTGTTACAAAGTACTGTTCAAAATAGTTTTGTCAGCAGAAACtcattatatttaaattgggataatttcaaatttatgaAGTTTTATGAGTGTTTTCCATGCAATCGGAAAAAGGACCCATATTTGACCTTGAGCTCTTTGATCACTATCCTTcaaaatgatttgaaatatgaGAAACTATACCTAGGGTTTGAAAAGTTGTCACATTATGATTCAGAAAGAAATGCATTAGCAATAAATAATGCACAATTATCATATTTATTGCGATTGTTCTACTCGCATAGAGTCTCTGCATATATATTCGATTCTTTGAACTTATCCAACACAGCACTATTGaaatccaataataatttcataaCATATAATGTGTTCAAGGATATTTTTTATCTATTTCAAAACTTCGATCTCCTTAACCAACTACTGATAAAATATGCCACTGCTAATGGTTTTACAGAAAGGGATATACGAGAACGTGTCATCAATAAAAGAGACCTTGTGACTTTTTTGAATACACAGTATAATAAAGTAACTAACATTTCTGAATTCTCGCCCTCCCAAATAAATCTGCTATTTTCTATCGTGGCCAataacaaagaaaataagcAATTAAATAAACCAGATATTCACCATCGAGATTCCTTCATAGATCACTTTATTCAGAACGATTACGTCAATGGCTCAAGTACAAATTTAGAAACATTCAATGATCATTATAGTGAATTTGCTGATAATTTTGGTCAATCCACTCCGTTTAATGGTTATTCGAAAGTATCGGTAGGGCTTTATGAATCCTTATTTGGTGAAGAGCAGGATAAGGCTACCATGGGATCCAACTTGaacattgaagatttcATGAAAATCTTAAATCCtaattatttaaatgatttggTTCATCGATTAGAATTAGAAAGGATTGGAAAGGAGTCATTGTAtagaaattattatttctatcCTATCTTTGAttctattttcaatttttcattagGGTCTGTTGCTGGTTGCATAGGTGCAACATTAGTTTATCCTATTGATTTTATAAAGACAAGAATGCAAGCACAAAGATCACTTACCAAGTATAAGAATTCAATCGATTGTCTTGTTAAGATTTTTGGGAAAGAAGGTATCAGAGGTTTATATTCAGGATTAGGACCACAATTAATTGGAGTAGCTCCAGAGAAAGCCATTAAATTGACTGTCAATGATTTTATGAGGAAAAGTTTAGTAGATAAAAAGGGTAATCTTCAACTGGGTGCAGAAGTATTATCAGGAGCTACAGCAGGTGCATGCCAGGTCGTCTTTACTAACCCTTTAGAAATTGTAAAGATTAGACTTCAAGTAAAGTCGGAATATACTAATGCAATGATTCCTAAATCTCAACTAACAGCATTCCAGATTATTAAAGAGCTAAAATTAATTGGTCTATACAAAGGTGTAGGTGCATGTTTATTGAGAGATGTTCCTTTTTCAGCAATTTATTTCCCAACATATGCCCacttaaagaaaaatgtcTTCCAGTTTGATCCGAATGATAAGGATAAAAGAGACAGATTGAAAACGTGGGAACTATTAACTGCAGGGGCCCTTGCAGGTGTCCCAGCTGCATTTTTGA is a genomic window containing:
- the AGC1 gene encoding citrin (ancestral locus Anc_8.129), producing the protein MEQINSNNKKRLRQLEIFNKFATVSKNQHLSHPISQDTDGESILSYDDFIKLISNSKNLYSRFTDHSFNLNQIPPETFGCIFFVIDENNKGYLTVNDWFYFNNLLENDNYNYIILYEFFRKFDIAKIKAERQKNKHGSTMDVTFDDSRIKSINYSNRMLSFDQLFLNRNHFKDIIKLLQSTVQNSFVSRNSLYLNWDNFKFMKFYECFPCNRKKDPYLTLSSLITILQNDLKYEKLYLGFEKLSHYDSERNALAINNAQLSYLLRLFYSHRVSAYIFDSLNLSNTALLKSNNNFITYNVFKDIFYLFQNFDLLNQLLIKYATANGFTERDIRERVINKRDLVTFLNTQYNKVTNISEFSPSQINLLFSIVANNKENKQLNKPDIHHRDSFIDHFIQNDYVNGSSTNLETFNDHYSEFADNFGQSTPFNGYSKVSVGLYESLFGEEQDKATMGSNLNIEDFMKILNPNYLNDLVHRLELERIGKESLYRNYYFYPIFDSIFNFSLGSVAGCIGATLVYPIDFIKTRMQAQRSLTKYKNSIDCLVKIFGKEGIRGLYSGLGPQLIGVAPEKAIKLTVNDFMRKSLVDKKGNLQLGAEVLSGATAGACQVVFTNPLEIVKIRLQVKSEYTNAMIPKSQLTAFQIIKELKLIGLYKGVGACLLRDVPFSAIYFPTYAHLKKNVFQFDPNDKDKRDRLKTWELLTAGALAGVPAAFLTTPFDVIKTRLQIEPGVGETRYTGILHAVRTILKEESFRSFFKGGAARVMRSSPQFGFTLAAYELFKNMFNISDDKQPTKNEKSTEDYNDSVGTGYPSSFFSSMKYTPSYSYSNQPTEYFSPRIDPFTSNYLDYYFKSCQVAKTFIDLDNNFSNFDYSVYSKFRDYLNSINHR